One stretch of Pigmentiphaga aceris DNA includes these proteins:
- a CDS encoding multidrug effflux MFS transporter, with product MKSSFFRTALVLGLLSAIGPFAIDMYLPALPAIALDLKADTRLVQTSLMAFFVATAISQLAYGPAADMYGRKAPLYAGIGLFAIASIGCALASNIETLVAFRFLQGLGAGAGVVVPRAIVRDLHTGPDAARLMSTLMLVFSVSPILAPLAGSLLIEFSNWRGIFWAVTVAAAAGLALTATALPETRPPALRLQSNVRGALAGYAQLMRDRHFLGVTFIGAFGMSSFFIYLANSSFVLIGHYSLSTRMYSLAFSANALAFIGAAQLTSAMSRRMGLSRVIGIGITGCLIVVTSLFLISLAGVDSLLLMAAMLFVGFGFLGLVVPTTAVLAMELHGRIAGTASALMGTLQLVTGAVMIAIVSRFVDGTAVPMLGGIALCALIAAVIAFGTLRGRSSHVAASAKH from the coding sequence ATGAAATCCTCGTTTTTCCGCACCGCCCTGGTCCTTGGGCTGCTGTCGGCGATCGGCCCATTCGCCATCGACATGTATCTGCCCGCCCTGCCAGCGATTGCGCTGGACTTGAAGGCGGACACTCGCCTGGTTCAGACCAGCCTGATGGCGTTCTTTGTTGCCACGGCGATCAGCCAGTTGGCCTATGGCCCAGCTGCCGACATGTATGGTCGCAAGGCACCGCTTTACGCCGGGATCGGCCTGTTTGCCATCGCCAGTATTGGCTGTGCATTGGCAAGCAACATCGAAACCCTGGTTGCCTTCCGGTTCCTGCAAGGACTGGGCGCAGGTGCCGGTGTGGTCGTCCCCAGAGCGATCGTGCGCGATCTGCACACCGGCCCCGATGCCGCACGGCTGATGTCCACACTGATGCTGGTATTCAGTGTGTCGCCCATCCTGGCACCGCTGGCGGGCAGCCTGCTGATCGAGTTCAGCAACTGGCGCGGCATCTTCTGGGCGGTCACCGTTGCCGCCGCTGCCGGGCTGGCGTTGACCGCCACCGCCCTGCCCGAAACCCGGCCGCCGGCACTGCGCTTGCAAAGCAATGTACGGGGCGCGCTGGCAGGTTACGCACAGTTGATGCGGGATAGGCATTTCCTGGGCGTGACCTTCATCGGCGCGTTCGGCATGTCGAGCTTTTTCATCTATCTGGCAAATTCATCGTTCGTGCTGATCGGGCACTACAGCCTGTCGACCCGCATGTACAGCCTGGCCTTCTCGGCCAACGCACTGGCCTTCATCGGTGCAGCACAACTGACCAGCGCCATGAGTCGGCGCATGGGCCTGTCGCGTGTGATCGGGATCGGCATTACCGGTTGTTTGATCGTGGTGACGAGTCTGTTCCTGATCTCGCTTGCCGGCGTTGACAGCCTGCTGCTGATGGCAGCCATGCTGTTCGTGGGCTTCGGGTTTCTCGGCTTGGTGGTGCCTACTACTGCGGTGTTGGCCATGGAGCTGCACGGCCGGATTGCAGGCACGGCATCGGCCTTGATGGGAACCTTGCAGCTGGTCACGGGCGCAGTGATGATCGCCATCGTCAGCCGTTTTGTTGACGGCACAGCGGTTCCGATGCTGGGTGGCATCGCGCTGTGTGCGTTGATCGCGGCCGTGATTGCGTTTGGCACCCTGCGTGGACGCAGCAGCCACGTGGCAGCCAGCGCAAAGCACTGA
- a CDS encoding bifunctional enoyl-CoA hydratase/phosphate acetyltransferase — MPGALLRNRTFDELAIGDTASLVRLVTDDDIQLFAAMSGDVNPTHLDAAYAATDMFGHVVVHGMWTGGLISSLLGTQLPGPGTIYLGQDLRFRCPVSPGDTITAKVTVSAKHADQHIVVLDTVCTNQHQIQVLNGTATVVAPTERISMPRAAAPDVTVHRHDRFAHYIQAARKLPALVTAVVHPCSPEAISATVDAWQDGLMVPVLVGPRRKIEEAASTAGVSLDGLRIIDVEHSHAAALHAAALAASGEVDALMKGSLHSNELLEAVVAPAAGLRTGRRISHVFLLDVPTYPRPLLVTDGAINIAPTLAHKRDICQNAIDFAHRLGITTPRVAVLAAVETVETTMQATLDAAALTMMAQRGQLTGALVDGPLAFDNAISPAAARTKAIVSPVAGIADILLVPDLEAGNILAKQLIHLSGADAAGLVLGARVPIILTSRADSLRARLASVALARLTVQTRLDQ, encoded by the coding sequence CTGCCCGGCGCGTTGTTGCGCAACCGAACCTTCGACGAACTCGCCATCGGTGACACTGCATCCCTGGTGCGCCTGGTCACCGACGATGACATCCAGCTGTTTGCGGCGATGTCGGGCGATGTGAACCCGACGCATCTCGATGCCGCCTACGCCGCCACCGACATGTTCGGGCATGTGGTGGTCCACGGTATGTGGACCGGCGGGCTGATCTCCAGCCTGCTTGGCACGCAGTTGCCCGGGCCGGGCACCATCTACCTGGGCCAGGACCTGCGATTTCGCTGCCCGGTGTCGCCCGGCGACACCATCACCGCCAAAGTCACGGTCAGCGCCAAGCATGCAGACCAGCACATCGTGGTGCTGGACACCGTCTGCACCAACCAGCATCAAATCCAGGTGTTGAACGGCACCGCCACTGTGGTGGCTCCCACGGAACGCATCTCGATGCCGCGCGCCGCCGCACCAGACGTCACCGTGCATCGCCATGACCGTTTTGCGCATTACATCCAGGCCGCACGCAAGCTGCCAGCTTTGGTGACGGCCGTGGTACACCCGTGCAGTCCCGAGGCGATCAGCGCCACCGTCGATGCCTGGCAGGACGGCTTGATGGTGCCGGTACTGGTGGGGCCACGCAGGAAAATCGAAGAAGCGGCATCTACAGCAGGTGTGAGCCTGGACGGATTGCGCATCATCGATGTCGAACACAGCCATGCTGCGGCCTTGCACGCTGCCGCGCTGGCGGCCAGCGGAGAAGTCGATGCATTGATGAAAGGCAGCCTGCACAGCAACGAATTGCTGGAGGCCGTGGTGGCCCCCGCCGCCGGCCTGCGCACCGGTCGTCGCATCAGTCATGTGTTCCTGCTTGATGTGCCGACCTACCCTCGCCCGCTGCTGGTGACCGACGGTGCGATCAACATCGCGCCGACCTTGGCGCACAAGCGCGACATCTGCCAGAACGCCATCGACTTTGCGCACAGGCTTGGCATCACGACACCGCGCGTGGCGGTGCTGGCCGCGGTCGAAACGGTGGAAACCACGATGCAGGCCACCCTGGACGCTGCTGCGCTGACGATGATGGCGCAACGCGGCCAACTTACCGGCGCATTGGTGGATGGACCGCTGGCCTTCGACAACGCCATCAGCCCGGCTGCCGCCCGAACGAAGGCCATCGTCTCGCCCGTTGCAGGCATCGCCGACATTCTGCTGGTGCCAGACCTGGAAGCCGGCAACATTCTGGCCAAGCAACTGATCCACCTGAGCGGTGCCGACGCTGCTGGCCTGGTCTTGGGCGCGCGCGTGCCGATCATCCTGACCAGCCGTGCAGATTCGCTGCGTGCCCGCCTGGCGTCAGTCGCGCTTGCCAGACTGACGGTGCAAACACGCCTGGACCAATAG